From Halobacillus sp. Marseille-Q1614, the proteins below share one genomic window:
- a CDS encoding TrkH family potassium uptake protein, which yields MWARRKSLRWLNHLSPFQLIALYYFIAVTISSILIALPIAHRPGVELEFIDILFTAVSAVSVTGLTTVSITETFSTTGYFIIAFVLQFGGIGVMTVGTMIWLIIGKKIGLKERRLIMADHNQTSFEGIVRMVKQIILVVLLIEFIGFLTLGTYFLQYYEPGEAYLQGFFGAISAMTNGGFDITGASLIPFRGDYFVQFVNMILIISGAIGFPVLIEVKQYLFNRQDLRTIQFSLFAKLTTFTFFALIIFGTIMIFLLEINNFFAGKSWHEILFYSLFQSVTTRSGGLSTMDITEFSEHTQLFMSSLMFIGASPSSVGGGIRTTTFALVVIFILTFARGQKNIRIFRREIHHEDLNRAVVVTMMALLVVFISVLLLSISENAMLHEVIFEVCSAFGTVGLSLGITSELTVFGKFVLMFLMFLGRIGILTFLFSFHKPHTTAKYSLPKERILIG from the coding sequence ATGTGGGCGAGAAGAAAAAGTCTTAGGTGGCTTAACCACTTATCACCATTTCAGCTTATTGCATTGTACTATTTTATCGCCGTTACTATATCCTCTATTTTAATCGCCCTCCCAATTGCACACCGGCCGGGAGTAGAATTAGAATTTATCGATATATTGTTTACAGCGGTAAGTGCAGTCAGCGTTACTGGGCTTACGACCGTTTCTATTACGGAAACCTTTAGTACGACAGGATACTTTATCATAGCTTTTGTGCTCCAGTTTGGGGGCATTGGCGTTATGACAGTAGGAACGATGATCTGGCTGATTATAGGAAAGAAAATCGGCCTGAAAGAACGCCGTTTAATTATGGCTGATCATAATCAGACATCTTTTGAAGGGATTGTAAGGATGGTTAAACAAATCATCCTGGTTGTTCTTTTGATAGAATTTATAGGATTTCTTACATTAGGAACATACTTCTTGCAATACTATGAGCCTGGAGAAGCTTATCTGCAAGGCTTTTTTGGTGCTATCAGCGCGATGACTAACGGCGGGTTTGATATAACGGGTGCTTCTCTTATACCATTTCGAGGCGACTATTTCGTCCAATTCGTTAATATGATACTGATTATTTCAGGCGCCATAGGTTTCCCTGTGCTGATTGAGGTGAAGCAGTATTTGTTTAACAGGCAGGATTTAAGAACGATTCAATTCTCATTATTCGCCAAACTGACCACCTTTACATTTTTTGCTCTCATTATTTTTGGTACAATCATGATTTTTCTGCTGGAGATCAATAACTTCTTCGCAGGGAAATCATGGCACGAGATTCTGTTTTATTCATTGTTCCAATCTGTAACAACTCGAAGCGGTGGACTGTCTACAATGGATATTACTGAGTTTTCAGAACACACACAGCTCTTTATGTCCTCGCTTATGTTTATCGGGGCTTCTCCGAGCAGTGTAGGGGGCGGAATACGAACAACTACTTTCGCGCTTGTTGTCATCTTTATTTTAACTTTTGCGAGAGGGCAGAAGAACATCCGCATTTTCAGAAGAGAAATCCACCATGAGGATTTAAACCGTGCCGTGGTCGTGACGATGATGGCTTTGCTGGTCGTATTTATTTCAGTACTTTTATTAAGTATTTCAGAAAACGCCATGCTGCACGAAGTTATTTTTGAAGTGTGTTCTGCTTTTGGAACCGTGGGCTTGTCTTTAGGAATCACCTCAGAATTAACGGTTTTCGGGAAGTTCGTCCTTATGTTTCTGATGTTTCTAGGACGGATAGGGATACTCACATTCTTATTTTCATTCCATAAACCACATACGACAGCTAAATATTCACTGCCAAAAGAACGCATTCTTATTGGCTGA
- a CDS encoding YwpF-like family protein: MKTFKLVSLDIVEEKNDDITQRRIKLNDGLIINREDERGRWVVEAYVDSSYKDYFQPIMTNSDELMIQVKITKSSNQPATFLAKIIDTNIIGDEMNVIFMGTMIDRRREQIEKILKALLDDGYQGDDLLEEFKRRGKEAGT, encoded by the coding sequence GTGAAAACATTTAAACTTGTGTCTCTGGATATTGTAGAAGAAAAAAATGACGATATTACGCAAAGACGTATTAAATTGAACGACGGGCTGATTATAAACAGAGAAGATGAGCGAGGACGCTGGGTCGTTGAGGCTTATGTAGACAGCAGCTACAAAGATTATTTTCAGCCGATTATGACCAACTCCGACGAATTAATGATTCAGGTTAAAATCACTAAGAGTTCCAACCAGCCGGCTACTTTTCTGGCCAAAATTATTGATACCAATATCATCGGCGATGAGATGAATGTTATATTTATGGGTACAATGATCGACAGACGGCGGGAACAGATTGAAAAGATTTTAAAGGCTTTATTGGATGATGGTTATCAAGGAGACGATCTTCTGGAAGAGTTTAAGCGAAGAGGCAAGGAAGCCGGTACTTAA
- the moaA gene encoding GTP 3',8-cyclase MoaA, which translates to MAEYVLDKYDRPMKDLRISVIDQCNFRCTYCMPKEIFGDDYSFMPESELLSFDEIVRLVEIFARFGTEKVRLTGGEPLMRKNIDELIYRIKQINGIKDVAITTNAVFLVRQAEKLKQAGLDRVNISLDAIEDDVFKETNGRGIKTKPVLRGIEAARDAGLPIKINMVVKKGMNESQILPMARYFKETGDTLRFIEFMDVGNHNGWNLDAVVSKKDIVQQINEEMPVEPVDPNYFGEVADRYRYKDGAGEIGIISSVTEAFCSSCTRVRLSADGKLFTCLFASEGYDIREMLRTDCSNEQIISYLIKIWTKRDDQYSIDRAKGKPVDKKIEMSYIGG; encoded by the coding sequence GTGGCTGAATATGTACTAGATAAATATGACCGCCCGATGAAAGATCTGCGCATTTCTGTAATCGACCAATGCAATTTCCGCTGCACGTACTGTATGCCGAAGGAAATCTTTGGAGATGATTATTCATTTATGCCTGAAAGTGAATTGCTCAGCTTTGACGAAATTGTCAGGCTTGTTGAGATCTTTGCCAGGTTTGGAACAGAGAAAGTGAGATTAACCGGCGGAGAGCCGTTAATGAGAAAGAATATCGATGAGCTGATTTACCGGATCAAGCAGATAAACGGCATAAAAGATGTAGCTATAACAACAAATGCTGTCTTTCTCGTAAGGCAGGCAGAAAAGCTGAAACAAGCCGGACTGGACAGGGTAAATATCAGTCTTGATGCTATCGAAGACGATGTATTTAAAGAGACGAACGGACGCGGAATTAAAACCAAACCTGTTTTAAGAGGAATTGAAGCGGCAAGAGATGCCGGCCTCCCAATAAAAATAAATATGGTCGTTAAAAAGGGAATGAATGAAAGTCAGATTCTACCGATGGCCCGGTACTTTAAAGAAACAGGAGACACGCTTCGTTTTATTGAATTCATGGATGTAGGCAATCATAACGGCTGGAACCTGGATGCTGTTGTATCAAAAAAAGATATCGTCCAGCAGATTAATGAAGAAATGCCGGTTGAACCAGTCGATCCGAATTATTTTGGCGAGGTGGCCGATCGTTACCGTTACAAAGACGGTGCAGGCGAAATTGGCATTATTTCTTCCGTGACTGAAGCATTTTGCAGTTCATGTACGAGAGTGCGTTTATCGGCAGATGGGAAATTATTCACCTGCCTGTTTGCTTCAGAAGGATATGACATTCGTGAGATGTTGAGAACGGACTGCAGCAATGAGCAAATCATCTCCTATCTCATAAAAATATGGACAAAACGCGACGACCAATATTCGATAGACCGTGCAAAAGGAAAACCGGTTGATAAGAAAATCGAAATGTCGTATATTGGCGGATGA
- the glp gene encoding gephyrin-like molybdotransferase Glp, which yields MNLHRNPIPVTEAVSRIMEINADKQIETVSIPNSHDRILAEDLVAVHAIPPFPKSPYDGYAFIASDTDQASRDHPVEFRVIEEIGAGQRASRPIESGEAVRIMTGAEIPKGATCVAMFEICQTYEQDGQAFMTIKRKMTEGQNIMAKGSETEKGQLLVSKGTKINPGVEALLATFGYHEVKVYRQPKVGVFATGTELLEVHEQLEPGKIRNSNAYMILSQIERSGAIPVYLGKLADDFDTCYDSVVSALKEVDILITTGGVSVGDYDLMPAVYEKLGAEVLFNKIAMRPGSVTTVAQLNGQLLFGLSGNPSACYVGFELFAFPFTQKILGNGKPYHKVIEAVLGHDIMKPNPFHRFMRGYIEYEDNQVTVHPAGIDKSGVVTSLARTNLFIILRGGTRGYKKGDRVQAVLLEGHQGADDFIIKS from the coding sequence TTGAATTTACATAGAAATCCGATTCCAGTTACAGAAGCTGTCTCCCGTATTATGGAGATTAACGCCGACAAACAAATCGAAACAGTCTCTATACCTAACAGTCATGATCGTATACTGGCTGAAGATTTAGTCGCTGTCCACGCTATTCCGCCTTTTCCGAAATCCCCATATGACGGTTATGCTTTTATAGCTTCCGATACAGATCAGGCATCACGGGATCATCCGGTTGAATTTCGTGTTATAGAAGAAATAGGAGCGGGCCAGCGGGCTTCCCGACCGATTGAAAGCGGGGAGGCGGTCCGCATCATGACAGGTGCAGAAATCCCCAAAGGAGCTACGTGCGTGGCCATGTTTGAAATTTGCCAGACGTATGAGCAGGACGGTCAGGCATTTATGACGATAAAAAGGAAAATGACAGAGGGCCAAAACATTATGGCCAAAGGATCAGAAACTGAAAAAGGGCAGCTTCTTGTCAGCAAAGGAACTAAGATTAATCCAGGTGTTGAAGCGCTGCTGGCTACGTTTGGCTACCATGAGGTAAAAGTCTACAGACAGCCTAAAGTCGGAGTGTTTGCTACAGGAACAGAGCTGTTAGAGGTACATGAGCAGCTAGAACCAGGAAAAATCCGAAATTCTAATGCCTACATGATACTCTCCCAGATCGAGAGAAGCGGTGCGATCCCGGTGTATCTTGGAAAGCTGGCTGATGACTTTGACACTTGTTATGATTCAGTGGTTTCTGCTTTAAAAGAAGTCGATATTTTAATTACAACAGGAGGAGTATCCGTTGGGGATTATGACTTAATGCCAGCTGTTTACGAGAAGCTTGGTGCAGAGGTGCTGTTTAACAAAATTGCTATGCGCCCAGGAAGTGTAACGACAGTTGCCCAGCTGAACGGCCAGCTGTTATTCGGCCTCTCAGGCAATCCTTCTGCCTGCTATGTCGGTTTTGAATTATTTGCCTTTCCTTTTACTCAAAAGATCCTGGGGAACGGAAAACCTTACCATAAAGTGATTGAGGCAGTCCTCGGCCATGATATAATGAAGCCGAACCCATTTCATCGCTTTATGAGAGGGTATATAGAATATGAGGACAATCAGGTAACCGTACATCCGGCGGGCATTGACAAGTCAGGTGTCGTGACCTCACTGGCCCGTACGAATCTGTTTATTATATTACGCGGAGGCACGAGAGGCTATAAGAAGGGAGATCGTGTCCAAGCCGTTTTGTTAGAAGGACATCAGGGAGCTGATGATTTTATCATCAAATCATAA